The genomic window CCGATGAGAACCGCAGGCCGCCAATGGCGCCGCCGTCTGGGCGACCGTTCATGCGTCAGGCCGTGCCGGCCGTGACCCGGGCTGCAACGGTCACCCGTCGCGCGGCCGGACGGCTTGCGGACGGGCTGGAAACCGCCCTCGGTCTGCTCGCCGCGGTTATCCTGATGGCGATGCTGGCACTTGTCATGGCCGGCGTCTGCCTGCGCTATGTCTTTCACACCGGCGTCATCGGCATGGAGGATCTCGGCATCTGGCTGAACATCGGTCTGATTTCCGCGGGCCTGCCATTGACCTTCTCCGGTCCGCTGTCGATGCGGTTCGACGGTCTCGCAAAGCGCTTGTCCGGTCGCGCGTCCGGGATGCTGCGCGTCGTGGCCGACGGCGTCAGCGTTGTCGCCGGGCTGATCCTCCTCGTCGGCGGCATCGGCGCGAGCCTCGGGCTTGGCGGCATGTCGCCGACGCTCGGGCTGCCGGAATGGGTCCGCTTCACCTTTCCCGCCTTCGGCGGTCTGGGGCTGCTCGCGCTGCTGTGCCTGCGCCGGCTGGAGCGGTCCGCCGGTTGGCCCCTGCTTCTCGCCCTCATCTTCGGCGGCGTTGTCTATGGGGCGGTCGGCCGACTTGCAATCGACGCCGGGCTGCCGGCAAGCCTGCCGCTGGTGGTTGCCGCCTCTCTCGGCTTGCTGGCGGGCGCGCCGCTCGCCCATGTCTTTCTGGCATCGTCCTATATCGCAATCGCCTTCGGGGCGCTGCAGACGGAACAGGCGATCATCGTCAATAGCGTTGCCGGAATGTCTAAATTCCTGTTGCTGGCGATCCCTTTCTTTCTCCTCGCGGGCGCGTTCCTGAAACTGTCGGGCGCGGCCGGCAAACTCGTCACATTCGCGGCTTCGCTGGTCGGCCATTATCGTGGCGGGCTGGCGCAGACGACGCTGTTGACCGGCGTTCTGTTTTCAGGAGCATCCGGCTCCTCCGTTGCCAATGCCGCGTTTTCCGCCTCGACGTTCCATCCCGAACTGGTGCGTCACGGCTATCCGCCCGCCCGCGCCGGGGCGCTTGTCGCCGCGTCCTCCGTTCTCGACAATGTCATTCCCCCATCGATCGCCTTTCTCATACTGGCGACGGCGACCAATCTTCCGGTTGGCGCGCTGCTCGTCGGCGGGCTGTTTGCCGGCCTGCTGATGGCCGCTTTTCTCGCCGTCGCCATAAGATTTGCGATGGCCGCCGCGAGCGGCGGGCCGCCGGCTTCGGCAACCATGCGCAAGCGTGCCGGGATCGCGGCCCTGCCGGCCTTCGGTCTCGGCCTGATCGTGGTGTTCGGCATTCGCCTGGGCATCGTCACGACCACGGAGGCGGCGGCGCTGGCGGCCATGTACGCGCTCATTCTGGCTGTGCTGTCCCGCCGCTCCGGGGGGAGCCTTGTCGCGGCCTTCCGCCAGTCGGCCGCCGAGGCGGCGGCGATCGGCCTGCTGATCGGTGCGGCGGCCCCGGTCGCCTTCCTGCTGGCCGTCGACGATATCGCCGGGGTGGTGAGCCAGGCCGCCATGATGCTCGGGGGCGGCGCTGTTGCCGTCCTCCTCCTCGCCAACGCAATTCTGCTGCTCGCCGGTCTGGTGATGGATATCGGGGCGGCGATCCTGCTTTTCGGACCTGTCCTTCTGCCGGTCGCCATTTCCGCCGGGATCGATCCGATCCGCTTTGGCGTCATTCTGGTCGTCAACCTGATGATCGGCGGGCTCACGCCGCCGGTGGGCATGCTGGTGTTTGTGGTCGGCGGCGTCACCGGTCTTTCGCCCGAGACCCTGTTCAGGGCGATGCGTCCATTTCTTCTGGCGCATGTCGCCGCCTTGTTCGTCCTCAGCGTCCTCGCTGTTGTTTTCTGAAAGGATGTCCCCATGTCTTCTCTCAACCGCCGCGAATTGCTCAAAACCGCCGCCGGAGCATTTCTTGCCGCCCCTGCCACTATTCGGACCGCCAGCGCCGCCACGCGCGATATCGTCGTCGCCTCGCTTCTCGGCGAGGACAAGCCCGAAACCCGGGTCTGGCGCTTCTTCGCCGATGCGGCCGAGCGGCGGCTTCCGGGCCGGTTCCGTTTCCGGATCGTGACCAATGGCGCGCTGGGGGGCGAAAAGCAGGTGGCGGAAAATATCCGCCTCGGTTCGGTGCAGGCCAGTCTCTCCACCGTTTCGGCGCTTTCGGCCTGGGTGCCGCAATTGCAGCTGCTCGACCTGCCATTCCTGTTTCGCGATGCCGGTCATCTTCGCGACGTCGTTAACGGTCCGGTCGGCGAGGACCTTGCGGAAAGGCTTGCGCGCGAGCAGTTCATCGTTGGCGGCTACATCGATTACGGCGCCCGCAACCTGCTTGCCAGGGAGCCGGTCACGCGGCCCGGGCAGATGGAGGGCAGGACCATCCGCGTCATCAACACGCCGCTCCACACCCGTTTATGGAGTGCGTATGGCGCGACGCCGGTCGGCATCCCGATCACCGAAACCTATAATGCGCTCGCCTCCGGGGTCGCGGATGCGATGGATCTGACGAAGTCGGCCTATGCCGGGTTCAGGCTTTACGAAGTGGTTCCGTTCATGACCGAGACCGGTCATATCCGCGCCTCCGGGGTGATCTATTTTTCGGCCGGCTTCTGGAACAGCCTGGACCCCGACACGCAGGCCGTGCTCAGCGCCATCTCATCCGAGGCCGCGCTCTATTTCAATCGCCTGATCGTCGAGGACGAGGCGCAATCGGTGGCCCTTGCGAGCGCCAGTGGCGCGACCTTCCTTGAGCCGGAGGATATGGACGCCTGGCGCGCGGGGGCGCGGGCGGTCTGGTCCGATTTTGCGCCCGTCGTCGGGGGGATGAGCGCGATCGAGGCGGTCGAGCAGGGCTGATCTGCATTGCGCCCGATATGGCCTTTGCAGGGCGCTGCCGATCTTGACAGCGGATTTGATAAGGACCACCAAGCCTTCAGGAGCATTTCCATGGGAGCGGGATATGAGACTGGGCCTCGGGCTGATCGGGACTGGGTTTATGGGCAAGGCCCATGCATTGGCGTATCGCTCGGCAGGGCCGGTTTTCGGCGGGCTTCCGGACGTGGACCTTGCCGTTCTTTGCGATACGCCGGCCGACAAGGCCGCAACGCTTGGCCGTCAGTTCGGGTTCGCGCGCGCGACAGATGACTGGCGCGCGC from Martelella sp. NC20 includes these protein-coding regions:
- a CDS encoding TRAP transporter substrate-binding protein; this encodes MSSLNRRELLKTAAGAFLAAPATIRTASAATRDIVVASLLGEDKPETRVWRFFADAAERRLPGRFRFRIVTNGALGGEKQVAENIRLGSVQASLSTVSALSAWVPQLQLLDLPFLFRDAGHLRDVVNGPVGEDLAERLAREQFIVGGYIDYGARNLLAREPVTRPGQMEGRTIRVINTPLHTRLWSAYGATPVGIPITETYNALASGVADAMDLTKSAYAGFRLYEVVPFMTETGHIRASGVIYFSAGFWNSLDPDTQAVLSAISSEAALYFNRLIVEDEAQSVALASASGATFLEPEDMDAWRAGARAVWSDFAPVVGGMSAIEAVEQG
- a CDS encoding TRAP transporter large permease — translated: MRQAVPAVTRAATVTRRAAGRLADGLETALGLLAAVILMAMLALVMAGVCLRYVFHTGVIGMEDLGIWLNIGLISAGLPLTFSGPLSMRFDGLAKRLSGRASGMLRVVADGVSVVAGLILLVGGIGASLGLGGMSPTLGLPEWVRFTFPAFGGLGLLALLCLRRLERSAGWPLLLALIFGGVVYGAVGRLAIDAGLPASLPLVVAASLGLLAGAPLAHVFLASSYIAIAFGALQTEQAIIVNSVAGMSKFLLLAIPFFLLAGAFLKLSGAAGKLVTFAASLVGHYRGGLAQTTLLTGVLFSGASGSSVANAAFSASTFHPELVRHGYPPARAGALVAASSVLDNVIPPSIAFLILATATNLPVGALLVGGLFAGLLMAAFLAVAIRFAMAAASGGPPASATMRKRAGIAALPAFGLGLIVVFGIRLGIVTTTEAAALAAMYALILAVLSRRSGGSLVAAFRQSAAEAAAIGLLIGAAAPVAFLLAVDDIAGVVSQAAMMLGGGAVAVLLLANAILLLAGLVMDIGAAILLFGPVLLPVAISAGIDPIRFGVILVVNLMIGGLTPPVGMLVFVVGGVTGLSPETLFRAMRPFLLAHVAALFVLSVLAVVF